A part of Oncorhynchus clarkii lewisi isolate Uvic-CL-2024 chromosome 17, UVic_Ocla_1.0, whole genome shotgun sequence genomic DNA contains:
- the LOC139370660 gene encoding transglutaminase 5, like: MEELRIQYVNLELQGNHESHYTQGFSSKTLVVRRGAPFKITLLLKGRAFNPHTDTLMFRILLGRLYAEFPVTFSKQGSPSRWSAYFTPKGLNPNSPSLYISSPASSSIGRYSVQLHVLTQHGQKGYVVGDFVLLCNPWCSEDAVYIPFEDQREEYVNNDSGLLYMGTPKNLESRPWSFDQYEPEILDICLKLLQVSPQYGRNLHSDPIYLSRVVSAMINCEDDRGVLRGNWLGDFKNGVNPSKWTGSADILRQWAKSKFSPVMYGQCWVFAAVMCTVMRAFGIPSRVITNFNSAHDTNGNLVIEEFYSETGKKLPHSKDSIWNFHVWVECWMTRPDLGAGFDGWQVLDPTPQERSGGIFCCGPAPVKAIRDWRVDLVYDIPFVYAEVNADVHTVIVKQGQVLSSSTDTERVGSLIVTQTIGSPRPQNITGNYKPTKAAMSLHRSNSATFSRESTHKRGSTRGLSVSLSLLKVPVAGENITFTVMVTNTDSIPKVLREHVNAQTKKYNRSPSGTFWEVHNVVRIAPHEAKVIHHLIDHAQYESLMGDDLVNLAVVMEDEYTQERVLASEEFNITSPQLSIQIADEDSVMLHKEHTALVVFCNTFSVPVSGLLTVTGSGLIEGEMHSRIQLFKPGCTMERSFSFIPRMVGKKMLQATLVLKNNSAEIIGYRMISVKSA; the protein is encoded by the exons ATGGAAG AATTGAGAATCCAATATGTCAACCTGGAACTTCAGGGCAACCATGAGAGCCACTATACCCAGGGGTTCAGCTCTAAAACCCTGGTGGTGCGGAGAGGAGCACCCTTCAAAATCACCCTGCTCCTGAAGGGACGAGCCTtcaacccacacactgacaccctgATGTTCAGAATCCTCCTAG GTCGGCTGTATGCAGAGTTCCCCGTCACCTTCTCCAAGCAGGGATCCCCCTCCCGATGGAGTGCCTACTTCACCCCCAAAGGCCTGAACcccaactctccctctctgtacataTCCAGCCCTGCCTCTTCCTCCATAGGGCGCTACAGTGTTCAGCTCCACGTGCTCACACAGCACGGTCAGAAGGGATACGTGGTGGGAGACTTTGTTCTCCTTTGCAACCCCTGGTGCAGCG AGGACGCAGTGTACATTCCCTTCGAAGACCAGAGAGAGGAATATGTAAATAATGACTCTGGTTTATTGTACATGGGGACCCCTAAAAACCTTGAATCAAGACCTTGGTCGTTCGATCAG TACGAGCCAGAGATTCTGGATATTTGTCTGAAGCTGCTCCAGGTCAGCCCGCAGTACGGCAGGAACTTGCACTCCGATCCTATCTACCTCAGTAGGGTGGTGTCTGCCATG ATCAACTGCGAGGACGACCGAGGAGTCCTGAGAGGGAACTGGTTGGGCGATTTCAAGAACGGGGTGAACCCCTCCAAGTGGACAGGAAGTGCGGATATTTTGAGACAGTGGGCCAAGTCCAAGTTCAGCCCAGTGATGTACGGCCAGTGCTGGGTGTTTGCTGCTGTGATGTGCACAG TCATGAGAGCTTTTGGTATTCCATCCCGTGTCATCACCAACTTCAACTCAGCCCATGACACCAACGGCAACCTGGTCATCGAGGAGTTTTACTCTGAGACGGGCAAGAAACTACCTCACAGTAAAGACAGCATATG GAATTTCCATGTATGGGTGGAGTGTTGGATGACCCGGCCAGACCTGGGTGCAGGATTTGACGGATGGCAGGTTTTGGATCCAACCCCGCAGGAGAGGAGCGGAG GAATCTTCTGCTGTGGCCCAGCCCCAGTGAAGGCTATCAGAGACTGGCGTGTGGACCTGGTCTACGACATCCCCTTTGTGTATGCTGAGGTGAATGCTGACGTCCACACGGTCATTGTGAAGCAGGGCCAGGTGCTGAGTTCcagcacagacacagagagagttggTTCCCTCATCGTCACCCAGACCATAGGCTCACCAAGGCCCCAGAACATCACAGGGAACTACAAACCCACCAAAG CAGCTATGTCCTTACACAGATCAAATAGTGCAA cATTTTCAAGAGAATCAACACATAAGCGAG GGTCAACCCGGGGCCTCTCAGTGTCTCTGAGCCTCCTTAAAGTGCCTGTGGCTGGGGAAAACATAACCTTCACAGTCATGGTCACCAACACGGACAGCATCCCCAAGGTGCTGAGGGAGCATGTCAACGCTCAGACCAAGAAGTACAACCGTAGTCCCTCGGGCACCTTCTGGGAGGTCCACAACGTTGTCCGGATAGCGCCGCATGAAG CTAAGGTCATTCATCACCTGATCGACCATGCCCAGTATGAGTCTCTGATGGGAGATGACTTGGTCAACCTGGCTGTGGTCATGGAGGATGAGTACACTCAGGAGAGAGTCTTGGCCTCAGAGGAGTTCAACATCACCAGCCCTCAACTCTCCATACAG ATTGCAGATGAAGACTCCGTCATGCTACACAAGGAGCACACTGCCCTCGTAGTCTTCTGCAACACCTTCTCTGTACCTGTGAGCGGCCTACTAACCGTGACTGGCTCTGGTTTGATCGAGGGGGAAATGCACTCAAG GATTCAACTGTTCAAGCCAGGGTGCACTATGGAGAGGAGCTTCAGTTTCATTCCGAGGATGGTGGGGAAAAAAATGTTGCAGGCTACTCTAGTCCTCAAAAACAACTCTGCAGAAATTATAGGCTACAGAATGATCTCTGTGAAGTCAGCTTAG